One Caretta caretta isolate rCarCar2 chromosome 8, rCarCar1.hap1, whole genome shotgun sequence DNA window includes the following coding sequences:
- the DMRTB1 gene encoding doublesex- and mab-3-related transcription factor B1 — MEAEAAAMAEKAALRTPKCSRCRNHGFVVPVKGHTGHCRWKLCPCDKCALITERQKIMAAQKAMQGQDPDAPPRETSPPVACTPVHGKGRKVPAVGPSTSEHSSHVAGCEGAKTTPAASSRTRTRRALPAPSSPLFGDFAHPALPQECVVSPEYLEREPPKLYPGYSGMYSYHPFPMGFAINQPSCRGAPVSPGIPLQRGFRHVPSNHGPGSAAPLSMQDTGGDFQQGYYPTLPQFIPPGFLPGIHYIPPPLPLLAETPKEPSAGTTDSQDSGVICECSQPSPQEETNGDHATYSKH; from the exons ATGGAGGCCGAGGCGGCAGCGAtggcagagaaggcagctctgcgCACCCCCAAGTGCTCCCGCTGCCGGAACCATGGCTTTGTGGTGCCAGTCAAGGGCCATACGGGCCACTGCCGCTGGAAGCTCTGCCCCTGCGACAAGTGTGCGCTCATCACAGAGCGCCAGAAGATCATGGCGGCTCAGAAGGCGATGCAGGGGCAGGACCCAGATGCCCCACCCAGAGAGACGTCTCCGCCTGTGGCCTGCACCCCGGTTCATGGGAAAGGTCGGAAGGTTCCTGCGGTtggccccagcacctctgaacaCAGCAGCCACGTGGCCGGGTGTGAAGGAGCCAAGACCACCCCAGCAGCAAGCAGCAGAACCAGGACCCGCAGGGCActacctgcccccagctccccactcttCGGGGACTTTG CCCATCCTGCTTTGCCTCAAGAATGTGTTGTCAGCCCAGAATACCTGGAGAGAGAACCTCCAAAACTGTATCCTGGGTACTCTGGTATGTACTCATACCACCCATTCCCCATGGGTTTTGCCATCAATCAGCCCAGCTGCAGAGGAGCACCAGTGTCTCCGGGGATCCCCCTTCAAAGAGGTTTCAGACATGTCCCTAGCAACCATGGACCAGGGAGTGCTGCTCCTCTGTCA ATGCAAGATACAGGTGGAGATTTCCAACAAGGTTACTACCCTACCCTTCCTCAGTTTATACCTCCGGGCTTTCTGCCAGGGATTCACTACATTCCACCACCCCTTCCACTTCTGGCTGAAACACCCAAGGAACCATCTG CTGGCACCACTGATAGCCAGGATTCTGGGGTGATCTGTGAATGCAGCCAGCCATCTCCTCAGGAAGAAACCAATGGAGACCATGCCACGTATTCTAAACACTAA